A window of the Thermoanaerobaculia bacterium genome harbors these coding sequences:
- a CDS encoding helix-turn-helix domain-containing protein, whose product MSQPPSEDTSKSAEGQATETPRASFGSWLRHQREARSVSMREIADNSKISLRYLEALEQDRFDVLPAPVFARGFLREYARVVGLNPDEVVNLYLVAIEERAEGHRRLERPKPARPESSRSAPSSLGYGLLLGLAVVLFVGIAALLSFLAERRRAAPVDSRLVAPATMAAPAAAEPANGGTAALPLAESAVESSDSGRSGAPAGLSGAVAGEVGTAPANPDPPALEAGGAPGVLTAGAPAGPYRVVLNFSQDCWMESVVDGNRRTSELKAAGETVQLEAFESVLLTLGNSRAVTVEVDGQPFLLPENSTRVVRELRIERPVRVSPEPRIQLPSTAPPSTPARPASPPNPSPVRP is encoded by the coding sequence ATGAGCCAGCCCCCCTCCGAAGACACGTCGAAATCAGCCGAAGGACAGGCCACGGAAACCCCGCGGGCCTCGTTCGGTTCCTGGCTGCGCCACCAGCGCGAGGCGCGCAGCGTGTCGATGCGGGAGATCGCAGACAACAGCAAGATCAGCCTGCGCTATCTCGAAGCGCTCGAACAGGATCGTTTCGACGTTCTGCCGGCGCCGGTCTTCGCGCGCGGCTTCCTGCGCGAGTACGCCCGGGTCGTGGGCCTCAACCCCGACGAAGTCGTGAATCTCTATCTGGTGGCGATCGAGGAGCGCGCCGAGGGCCATCGCCGGCTGGAGCGCCCGAAGCCGGCGCGTCCCGAGAGCTCGAGATCGGCGCCCTCCTCGCTCGGCTACGGGTTGCTGCTGGGGCTCGCGGTCGTCCTTTTCGTGGGCATCGCAGCGCTGCTCTCGTTCCTCGCCGAACGGCGCCGCGCGGCGCCGGTCGATTCCCGACTCGTGGCTCCGGCGACGATGGCCGCGCCGGCTGCCGCGGAGCCGGCCAACGGCGGTACGGCCGCCCTGCCGCTGGCCGAATCTGCGGTCGAATCGTCCGATTCGGGCCGATCCGGGGCGCCGGCCGGCCTGTCGGGCGCGGTCGCCGGCGAAGTCGGTACCGCGCCTGCGAACCCGGATCCGCCCGCGCTGGAGGCTGGAGGGGCTCCCGGCGTCCTCACCGCCGGAGCGCCGGCCGGACCCTACCGGGTGGTCCTGAACTTCTCCCAGGACTGCTGGATGGAATCGGTCGTCGACGGCAACCGCCGCACCAGCGAGCTCAAGGCCGCCGGGGAGACTGTCCAACTCGAGGCGTTCGAATCGGTACTTCTGACGCTCGGAAACTCGCGCGCTGTGACTGTCGAGGTCGACGGTCAGCCGTTCCTGCTGCCGGAGAACTCGACCCGGGTCGTCCGCGAGCTGAGGATCGAGCGCCCCGTCCGGGTGTCTCCGGAGCCGCGGATCCAGCTGCCGTCGACCGCTCCTCCTTCCACCCCAGCCCGCCCAGCCTCCCCGCCGAATCCTTCGCCGGTTCGACCCTGA
- a CDS encoding DnaJ domain-containing protein: MAKDYYVILGAARSATREQIRDRFRQMARVRHPDRFQGAERQKAELDFQDITEAFNVLFDPERRRQHDLELARPESQSAASDASRLGRFHMEAGVQFYRDGNFVQAAEAFESAIQAEPKNHQAWHHLAQALGHQRRHLARAVEAIARACELQAINPAYLKLAGKLHAEAGLVDRAEHYYNEARIWGGEDPVISKALEELRKSEKKGWGGLFGKGT; encoded by the coding sequence ATGGCAAAGGACTACTACGTCATTCTCGGCGCGGCCAGGAGCGCCACCAGGGAGCAGATCCGCGATCGCTTCCGGCAGATGGCGCGTGTTCGCCATCCGGACCGCTTCCAGGGTGCCGAACGACAGAAAGCCGAGCTCGACTTCCAGGACATTACCGAGGCGTTCAATGTCCTTTTCGATCCGGAGCGGCGCCGTCAGCACGATCTCGAGCTGGCCCGGCCCGAATCGCAGTCGGCGGCCAGCGACGCGTCGCGTCTCGGCCGGTTCCACATGGAGGCGGGCGTGCAGTTCTATCGCGACGGCAACTTCGTCCAGGCCGCCGAGGCGTTCGAGAGCGCGATCCAGGCCGAGCCGAAGAATCACCAGGCCTGGCATCACCTGGCCCAGGCGCTGGGACATCAACGGCGCCATCTGGCGCGCGCGGTCGAGGCGATCGCCCGCGCCTGCGAGCTGCAGGCGATCAATCCCGCCTATCTCAAACTCGCCGGGAAGCTGCACGCGGAGGCGGGATTGGTGGATCGGGCCGAGCACTATTACAATGAGGCGCGAATCTGGGGGGGCGAGGATCCGGTCATATCCAAGGCTCTCGAAGAGTTGCGCAAGAGCGAGAAGAAGGGCTGGGGCGGTCTTTTCGGAAAGGGCACCTGA
- a CDS encoding Stp1/IreP family PP2C-type Ser/Thr phosphatase, with translation MLRARACGLSDVGVLRSHNEDCFEIDPVHQLFVVADGMGGHSHGEIASRIAVQAIRECIATDGDGSEEAPGAGPEGVGRQGDRIRKAIRVAHDRVLKAIRQDGSLHGMGTTVVGMVLESDTMAVAHVGDSRAYRLRNGKFELLTQDHTWVNEQVVAGFLTEEQARVHPLKNVVTRALGGDSEVEVDVREWPVQVGDLFLLCSDGLTTMLSDPEILERLRPGARMEEICSRLVRDANARGGFDNISVVLLRIEADRDAFNDEETAAGVD, from the coding sequence ATGCTGCGCGCTAGGGCCTGCGGACTCTCCGATGTGGGAGTTCTACGCAGCCACAACGAAGACTGCTTCGAGATCGATCCTGTGCACCAGCTCTTCGTCGTTGCCGACGGCATGGGTGGGCACAGCCACGGAGAAATCGCCTCGCGGATCGCGGTGCAGGCGATTCGTGAGTGCATTGCCACTGACGGCGACGGCTCCGAGGAGGCACCGGGCGCCGGGCCCGAGGGGGTCGGCCGACAGGGCGACCGGATCCGCAAGGCGATCCGGGTCGCACACGACCGCGTGCTGAAGGCGATCCGGCAGGACGGCTCGCTGCACGGCATGGGCACGACCGTCGTCGGCATGGTTCTCGAAAGCGACACCATGGCCGTGGCTCACGTCGGCGACAGCCGCGCCTACAGACTGCGAAACGGCAAGTTCGAGCTCCTGACGCAGGATCACACCTGGGTGAACGAGCAGGTGGTCGCCGGTTTCCTGACCGAAGAGCAGGCCCGAGTCCATCCGCTCAAGAACGTCGTCACCCGCGCCCTGGGCGGCGACAGCGAGGTCGAGGTCGACGTGCGCGAGTGGCCAGTCCAGGTCGGAGACCTCTTCCTGCTCTGCTCCGATGGCCTGACGACGATGCTCTCCGATCCGGAGATTCTGGAGCGTCTGCGTCCGGGCGCGCGCATGGAGGAGATCTGCAGCCGTCTGGTGCGCGACGCGAACGCCCGCGGCGGCTTCGACAACATCTCCGTCGTCCTCCTGCGCATCGAGGCCGACCGCGACGCGTTCAACGACGAAGAGACCGCCGCCGGCGTCGACTGA
- a CDS encoding N-acetylmuramoyl-L-alanine amidase, translating into MRRRTLPEPAGFRRAEKAEPGGARRTAAAIALAWALLAAGTGLATPAAAAVERARLTNGDRAALVDKRDLFLETVPKRGEGLITFSRRVTGSPKHTAAVGKANGNPRRLLAGVRYRVPFGLIPPERQLAVIRALYPTDKGGADGWVHRTRGESLEKVAEWFTSGANAVATLRSRNKLGKGKLAAQTTLRIPNEILRAPFRAPAAPSVQAAAEAPPPAPAAAPAPVEVAPVLLPSPAPTISAGPPEGSSPAAPPTAPAAAPPVASPSAPPAGAISGTTPTSPPPPAAAPVSGVETGTGARPLPAPSGTVVAAPDAVVLASPSGPTISAGPASAGLRPAAALPAASAPSAPSGPLQYGEDAKGKFAIYALHAGEALYSSVVIRFTGRLQSEDVRAIASDIAARSGIADVTSIPIGFPVRIPYEVLLPEFLPTNDPRRLEYEVEQRLAGQYKNEVQARGLDGVTVILDAGHGGIDVGASMAGVWESLYVYDIALRVKRTLEAETRATVKMTTRDGAAWTILDRDVLPFSRAHAVLTTPPFPITDTIVGVNLRWYLANSQYRQAKANGSSSDKVVFISIHADSLHPTLRGATAYIPNAAGTAGSARKSGSAFTSRKEVREQPEVKFSLQERQRSEGLSRDVAERVIAAFRTAGLGIHPFKPVRDRIYRGRRAWVPAVLRYNAVPAKFLLEVGNLANVEDRALLTTRAFRQRVAASVVDGLLGYFGARR; encoded by the coding sequence GTGCGGAGACGGACGCTGCCTGAGCCTGCCGGGTTCCGGCGTGCCGAGAAAGCAGAGCCGGGCGGAGCTCGCCGGACCGCTGCCGCGATCGCGCTCGCCTGGGCTCTTCTCGCCGCCGGAACGGGCCTCGCGACCCCCGCGGCGGCGGCGGTCGAACGCGCCCGGCTGACCAACGGCGACCGTGCCGCCCTGGTGGACAAGCGCGATCTCTTTCTCGAGACCGTCCCGAAGCGCGGCGAAGGGCTCATCACCTTCAGCCGGAGGGTGACCGGGTCGCCGAAGCACACGGCCGCGGTCGGCAAGGCGAACGGCAATCCCCGGCGTCTCCTCGCCGGAGTGCGCTATCGCGTACCGTTCGGGCTGATCCCGCCCGAGCGCCAGTTGGCTGTGATCCGCGCCCTCTATCCGACCGACAAGGGCGGAGCCGACGGCTGGGTCCATCGGACGCGCGGCGAGAGTCTGGAGAAGGTCGCCGAATGGTTCACGAGCGGAGCGAACGCGGTGGCCACGCTGCGCAGCAGAAACAAGCTGGGCAAGGGAAAGCTCGCAGCACAGACCACGCTCCGGATCCCGAACGAGATCCTGCGGGCGCCGTTTCGCGCTCCGGCGGCGCCCTCCGTCCAGGCGGCCGCCGAGGCACCGCCTCCTGCTCCGGCCGCAGCGCCGGCCCCCGTGGAGGTCGCCCCGGTCCTGCTTCCGTCGCCCGCTCCCACGATCTCCGCCGGGCCGCCGGAGGGCTCGTCCCCGGCAGCTCCGCCCACCGCGCCGGCTGCCGCTCCGCCTGTCGCTTCGCCGAGCGCGCCGCCAGCAGGGGCGATCTCCGGGACGACTCCGACGAGCCCTCCGCCGCCGGCGGCTGCGCCCGTCTCCGGAGTCGAGACCGGAACCGGTGCTCGGCCGTTACCCGCTCCGTCCGGGACCGTGGTCGCAGCGCCGGACGCCGTCGTCCTGGCGAGCCCTTCCGGCCCCACGATCTCGGCCGGCCCGGCGAGTGCCGGTCTGCGGCCGGCTGCCGCGCTGCCCGCGGCATCCGCGCCATCCGCGCCATCTGGACCGCTGCAGTACGGGGAGGATGCCAAAGGCAAGTTCGCGATCTATGCGCTGCACGCGGGGGAGGCCCTCTATTCGAGTGTCGTCATCCGGTTCACCGGCCGCCTGCAGTCGGAGGACGTCCGCGCCATCGCGAGCGATATCGCCGCCCGCAGCGGCATCGCCGACGTCACCAGCATTCCGATCGGTTTCCCGGTGCGGATTCCCTACGAAGTGCTGCTTCCGGAGTTCCTGCCGACCAACGACCCGCGGCGGCTGGAATACGAGGTCGAGCAGCGCCTCGCCGGGCAGTACAAGAACGAGGTCCAGGCGCGCGGGCTCGACGGCGTGACCGTCATCCTCGATGCGGGCCACGGCGGCATCGATGTCGGAGCTTCGATGGCGGGCGTCTGGGAGAGTCTCTACGTCTACGACATCGCCTTGCGGGTGAAGCGGACTCTCGAGGCCGAGACCCGGGCCACCGTCAAGATGACGACACGCGACGGCGCCGCCTGGACGATCCTCGATCGCGACGTGCTGCCGTTCTCGCGCGCTCACGCGGTGCTGACGACGCCGCCTTTCCCGATCACCGACACCATCGTCGGCGTCAATCTGCGCTGGTATCTGGCGAACAGCCAGTACCGCCAGGCGAAAGCGAACGGTTCGAGCTCCGACAAGGTGGTCTTCATCTCGATCCACGCCGACTCGCTCCACCCGACGCTGCGCGGCGCCACCGCCTACATTCCGAACGCCGCGGGGACCGCCGGGAGCGCCCGCAAGAGCGGCTCGGCGTTCACCTCGCGCAAGGAGGTTCGCGAACAGCCCGAAGTGAAGTTCTCGTTGCAGGAACGCCAGCGCAGCGAAGGACTCTCGCGCGATGTCGCCGAGCGGGTCATCGCCGCTTTTCGAACCGCTGGCCTGGGGATTCACCCCTTCAAGCCGGTGCGTGACCGGATCTACCGTGGCCGCCGGGCCTGGGTTCCGGCCGTGCTGCGCTACAACGCCGTGCCGGCGAAGTTTCTTCTCGAGGTGGGCAATCTGGCCAACGTCGAGGATCGGGCGCTGCTCACCACGCGTGCCTTCCGGCAGCGCGTGGCAGCGTCCGTCGTCGATGGTCTGCTGGGGTACTTCGGCGCCCGGCGATGA
- a CDS encoding GreA/GreB family elongation factor — protein sequence MTPRSIEEYRAPGSTASLEDDWIAAVEADPENLDSFLDLAQALVASDEEDRARGLLELYDAELKSRGLHPIRLELLRRAGLLVLKPNKLQREILATLEGIWSAKPNFKSILEYVGLQKPSDEPKKIWDKVTRLQSLLLYDVGEVVAMANQGVGRVVEVNLPLETLKIDFERLSGVTVGFRAAAKMLTPLPPGHLLRRKLEDPEGLAKLRDEQPAELLRAVLEAAGRPLLGSEIRDTLAGIVSEAQWTSWWNSARRHPQIMASTGGRQLYRWESSTAGALASVKKSFEKATPREKLDLFRRNAERDPALARFMAGVLGRLAGERLESEPAFAFETWFALERAGFLPPDLPWSVEDLLGSTADARKLLTGIDDRMLRERALTMFRERRDDWPTIFREQLLRESDPRVLNLLAAAIGKEAPADLDRLLDDVLSQPRKGPAVFTWLAERAAEDEALRGRNPLRLAQQILAALASDDFGPYKGRLRVLADSGGTLPRLFAQLTLEQAATALEAIVRTNSLDSFQKEPLKNGLLLRFPTLREETGHALYATAESIAAKRLELKRLAETEIPANRKAIEEARAMGDLRENFEYKSARERHEYLNSRLAALHRDLGRARPIDFENLDLTETRIGARLILLAPNGNERELAVLGPWESRPESGVVSYESELGKQLLGKRVGETLQIGDELYSLSRIERCVARA from the coding sequence ATGACACCACGTTCGATCGAAGAATACCGGGCCCCGGGCTCCACGGCGAGCCTCGAAGACGACTGGATCGCCGCCGTCGAGGCCGATCCCGAGAACCTCGATTCCTTCCTCGATCTCGCGCAGGCTCTGGTCGCGAGCGACGAGGAAGATCGGGCCCGCGGCCTCCTCGAACTCTACGACGCCGAGCTCAAGAGCCGTGGCCTCCATCCCATCCGGCTCGAGCTGCTCCGCCGGGCCGGGCTCCTGGTCTTGAAGCCGAACAAGCTGCAGCGCGAGATCCTCGCGACGCTCGAGGGCATCTGGTCGGCGAAACCCAACTTCAAGTCGATCCTCGAGTATGTCGGCCTGCAGAAGCCCTCCGACGAGCCCAAGAAGATCTGGGACAAGGTCACACGGCTGCAGAGCCTGCTGCTCTACGACGTAGGCGAAGTCGTGGCGATGGCCAACCAGGGGGTCGGCCGCGTGGTCGAAGTGAACCTGCCGCTCGAAACCCTCAAGATCGATTTCGAGCGCCTGAGCGGCGTCACCGTCGGATTCCGCGCTGCAGCCAAGATGCTCACGCCGCTGCCGCCCGGGCACCTCCTCCGGCGCAAGCTCGAAGATCCCGAAGGCCTCGCGAAGCTCCGCGACGAGCAGCCCGCAGAGCTCCTTCGCGCCGTGCTCGAAGCCGCCGGGCGCCCGCTGCTGGGTTCCGAGATCCGCGACACCCTCGCGGGCATCGTCTCCGAGGCGCAGTGGACCTCGTGGTGGAACTCGGCGCGCCGGCATCCACAGATCATGGCCAGCACCGGCGGGCGGCAGCTCTATCGCTGGGAGAGCTCGACCGCCGGAGCACTCGCCTCGGTGAAGAAGTCGTTCGAGAAGGCTACGCCGCGGGAGAAGCTCGACCTCTTCCGGCGCAACGCCGAGCGCGACCCGGCGCTGGCCAGATTCATGGCGGGGGTACTCGGTCGCCTGGCCGGCGAGCGGCTGGAGAGCGAGCCGGCCTTCGCCTTCGAGACATGGTTCGCTCTCGAGCGTGCCGGATTCCTGCCCCCCGACCTGCCATGGTCGGTCGAGGACCTGCTCGGCTCGACCGCCGACGCGCGCAAGCTGCTCACCGGAATCGACGACCGCATGCTGCGCGAGCGCGCCCTGACGATGTTCCGGGAGCGGCGAGACGACTGGCCGACGATCTTCCGCGAGCAGCTGCTGCGCGAATCGGATCCACGGGTGCTGAACCTGCTGGCTGCCGCGATCGGCAAGGAAGCGCCGGCGGATCTCGACCGCCTCCTCGACGACGTCCTTTCTCAGCCGCGCAAGGGTCCGGCGGTCTTCACCTGGCTGGCGGAACGCGCGGCGGAAGACGAGGCGCTGCGCGGGCGGAACCCTCTGCGCCTGGCGCAGCAGATCCTCGCCGCGTTGGCGAGCGACGACTTCGGGCCGTACAAGGGCCGGCTGCGTGTCCTGGCCGATTCCGGCGGCACGCTGCCGAGGCTCTTCGCCCAGTTGACGCTCGAGCAGGCGGCGACCGCGCTGGAGGCGATCGTCCGCACGAACTCACTCGACTCGTTCCAGAAGGAGCCGCTCAAGAACGGACTCCTGCTGCGCTTCCCCACCCTGCGCGAAGAGACCGGCCATGCGCTCTACGCGACCGCGGAATCGATCGCTGCCAAGCGCCTCGAGCTCAAGCGCCTCGCCGAAACGGAGATTCCGGCCAATCGCAAGGCGATCGAAGAGGCGCGGGCGATGGGAGACCTGCGCGAGAACTTCGAATACAAGTCGGCGCGCGAGCGGCACGAGTATCTGAACTCCCGGCTGGCGGCGCTGCATCGCGACCTCGGGCGGGCCCGCCCGATCGATTTCGAGAACCTCGACCTCACCGAGACCCGGATCGGTGCCCGGCTGATTCTCCTCGCCCCGAACGGCAACGAGCGCGAGCTCGCGGTGCTCGGCCCCTGGGAGAGCCGACCGGAGAGCGGCGTCGTTTCCTACGAGTCCGAGCTCGGCAAGCAACTTCTCGGAAAGCGGGTCGGCGAAACGCTGCAGATCGGCGACGAGCTCTATTCGTTGTCGCGCATCGAACGGTGCGTCGCCCGCGCCTGA
- a CDS encoding VWA domain-containing protein, which produces MSEVLLDVLVTDKKGNPILGLGPADFQITEDDRKVQVTSAAFYSNRRYAGSEAAPAAANAPADNTGPAPHYFIFLFDDQRRNSADVPGLLQRQVRAGRDAIEWLREGLAPTDWVAVAGYDNRLKLFQDFSRDREALERAIQSATTGRSGRENFPSRQSPSTPGAPALAPGLPVGDALGQETPTIYEALTVIGEASASLVGRKNLLMFTTGFGRMNRFRQYEPDPRYFEPMSESLNDANVAIYTFDLTDTGANHPFANAMSHISDDTGGRYFPNVLHFKTPIADVARETSGYYLVSYRAEHLTGLRGFQRVEVTLANPELEVTARKGYRFGE; this is translated from the coding sequence GTGAGCGAGGTCCTGCTCGACGTTCTGGTGACGGACAAGAAGGGCAATCCGATCCTCGGGCTGGGGCCAGCCGACTTCCAGATCACCGAAGACGACAGGAAGGTCCAGGTCACCTCTGCAGCGTTCTACAGCAACCGGCGATACGCGGGCTCCGAAGCCGCGCCGGCCGCCGCGAACGCGCCGGCCGACAACACCGGGCCCGCCCCGCACTACTTCATCTTCCTGTTCGACGATCAGCGCCGCAACAGCGCCGACGTCCCCGGACTGCTGCAGCGGCAGGTCCGCGCCGGCAGGGACGCCATCGAGTGGCTGCGCGAAGGCCTCGCCCCGACCGACTGGGTGGCGGTGGCGGGCTACGACAACCGCCTCAAGCTCTTTCAGGATTTTTCGCGGGACCGCGAGGCGCTGGAGCGCGCGATTCAGAGCGCGACCACGGGCCGGAGCGGCCGGGAGAACTTTCCGTCGCGCCAGTCCCCTTCGACGCCCGGAGCCCCGGCTCTCGCGCCCGGGCTGCCGGTCGGCGACGCGCTCGGCCAGGAGACTCCCACCATCTACGAGGCGCTTACCGTGATCGGCGAGGCGTCGGCGTCGCTCGTCGGGCGCAAGAACCTCCTGATGTTCACGACCGGCTTCGGCCGGATGAACCGCTTTCGCCAGTACGAACCGGATCCGCGCTATTTCGAGCCGATGTCGGAGTCGCTGAACGACGCCAACGTCGCGATCTATACCTTCGACCTGACCGACACCGGCGCGAATCATCCGTTCGCCAATGCCATGAGCCACATCTCGGACGACACCGGCGGCCGCTACTTTCCCAACGTCCTGCACTTCAAGACGCCGATCGCCGACGTTGCCAGGGAGACCAGCGGCTACTATCTGGTGAGCTACAGGGCAGAGCACCTGACGGGCCTGCGCGGCTTTCAGCGAGTCGAGGTCACCCTGGCCAACCCCGAGCTCGAGGTCACGGCGCGCAAGGGCTATCGCTTCGGAGAATGA